GCAGCTTCCGCGCCGCCTACGGCGAGACCCCGTACAGCTACCTGATGACCCGCCGGATCGAGCGGGCCAAGGCGCTGCTGCGGCGCGGGGACCTGAGCGTCACCGAGGTCTGCCTGGCGGTCGGCTGCACCTCGCTGGGCTCCTTCAGCACCCGCTTCGCCGAACTCGTCGGCGAGAGCCCCAGCGCCTACCGGGCCCGCGACCACGAGGACGGCGCCGCGATCCCCGCCTGCATCGCCAAGATCCGCACCCGCCCGGTGCGCCGCCCGCAAGCCAGCGGCGGGATCCCTCCCGTAGCGTGAGCCCCATGAGCATCGAACTCGCGCAGTGCTTCATCGCCGTCGACGACCACGACCGGGCCCTCGCCTTCTACCGCGACGTCCTCGGCTTCGAGGTGCGCAACGACGTCGGCTTCGAGGGCATGCGCTGGGTCACCGTCGGCTCGCCCGACCAGCCCGGTGTCGAGATCGTGCTGGAGCCGCCGCTGGCCGACCCCAACGCCTCCGAGGACGACCGCCGGGCCGCCGCCGAACTCCTCGCCAAGGGCCTGCTGCGCGGCGTCATCTTCCGTACCGACGACTGCGACGCCACCTTCGAACGCCTGCGCGCGGCCGGCGCCGAAGTCCTCCAGGAACCCATGGACCAGCCCTACGGCGTGCGCGACTGCGCCTTCCGCGACCCGGCGGGCAACATGCTGCGCTTCAACCAGCCCCGCACGGCCTGACCGCCCACCGCCCCGGTCCGGTCCACCCCCGTGGGGCCGGGCCGGGGCAGCCGGCGGGCGATCAGTGGTCAGGGGCCCGGCCGGTGGGTGCGCAGGCAGGCCAGCAGGACCTGGGCCACCGTGAGGGCGGCAAGCACCGACCACGGCAGGAGCCCGGCCCCCGCGGCCAGGATCGCCGGGGCGAGGACGGGCCAGACGGTGGCCAGGCCTGCGCCCGGGTGCGGGTGCGGGTGACGGAGCATCATCGGTGCTCCTGCGGGCATCGCGGCGGGCGGGTCTTCGGGCGGGCCGGTGTGCGGGCCGGTGGCGGTCATGAGGCCTGGCGGGCCCGGTCGAGGAAGGTGCGCAGCGCGGCCCAGGCGTCGGCGGGGGCATGGGGGTCGCCGGACATCGCGGCGGGGTCCTCGCGCCAGGCGGTGCGCACGGCGCTCGACAGGGTGGTGTCGCCGCCGCTGAAGAGGCGGGCGAGTTCGTCGAGGCGTTCGGCGATGCGCCGCACCCGGGGGTCGGTGGGGGCGGTGCCGGCGGTGCGCAGGGCTTCGGCGCGCCGGTAGAGCTGGGGCCATTCGACCTCCAGCAGGTAGTGGGCGGCGGGGCCGAGGGCGGCGGCGTGGTCGGCGAGGGCGTGCAGCTGGTCGTCGTCGAGGTGGCGGCGCAGGGCCTCCTGGGCTGCGGGGCCGGTGGATCCGGTGGCGCCGGTGGCCCGGACCAGGCGCAGCAGGTCGGCGGTGTCGGGGGTGCGTGAGGCGGTGAGTTCGCCGTGCAGGTGGGCGAGGCGTTCGTGCAGGGCCTGCAGGGCGGTGAGGGAGGCCTCGGTGGCGGCCAGGTGCTCGCCCACCAGCCGCACGGGGTCGATGCCGGCGTCGAGGCAGGTGGCGATGGTCTCCAGGCCCAGGCCCAGGCGGCGCAGGGCGAGGACCTGGTAGAGGCGCACGACGTCCTGTTCGGTGTAGGCGCGGTGGCCGGAGGCGGTGCGCCGGGAGGGGCTGAGCAGGCCGATCCGGTCCCAGTGGTGCAGGGTGCGTACGGTCAGGCCGCAGGCCTCGGCGAGCGGGCCGACCTTCCAGGTCTGTTCGGTGGGCATGGCACGAGCATCCCTCCTCACGTCGCGTCAGGTGCAAGCCCGGGTGCCTCAGGCCCGGACCTCCCGATGCGAGAACCCCCGCCCGCCGCTTCGCCCCGGCCGTCGGCGCCGACGGGCTGCACTGCGCCGTGCGCCGCCCCGGCGTTCGGCCCCGAACAGGGCCACTGCCGCCCGTTCGGCGGCTGCCACGACCGGTCCACCGTCCACGACCCCGCGCTCGCCCGCGACCTCGACGGCTGGTTCCTGACGGACAACGCCCCCGGCGGCCGGGTCGCCGGCGCCCGCCCGGTGCGGCACGCCCGTTCCGCACGCCCGTTCCGGCCCGCCCGTTGCGGCACGCCCGTTCCGGCCGTCCGGCCGTGCGGCCGTGCGGGCTCAGGGGGAGGGGGCCGGCGCCGCGCCGGGCGCGGTGTCGCCCGTCAGGGTGCGCAGCAGGTCCTCGCCCAGGGCGAGGCCGGCCTCGGACTCGTCGGGCAGGCCGTAGTCGCGGTACCAGTCGCCCGGGGCCTCCGGGTGCGGGCCGCTGACCGCCACCCGCCCGGCACCGTACGGGGCGACGACCACGGCCGGGCGCCCGCCCGGGTAGCGGGCGAGGACCTGGGTGCCGGGGCCGTCGACGTCGAAGTACGGCCCGTCCTGGAAGTACATCCGCTGCGGGCGCCCGCGCCACAGCACGTCGACCAGCCGGTCCCGCTCGTCGCTCACGCTCGCGCCCGGCGAGCGCGCGTACTGCCCGGAGTCGCCCGGCAGCAGGTCGAAGCCCGGGTCGCCGGCCAGGTAACCGCCCATGCACAGCCCCAGGTACCGCCCGCCGCCGCGCACATAGGCCCGCACCAGCTCCGGGGAGAAGCCGCTCTCGCGCCCCAGCAGCTCCCACGCGGTGCTCACCTCCTGCCCGTTGCTGCCACCGGGCTGCACGTACAGCGCCACGCCCGCCAGCGCGGACGGGCCGAACCGCAGCCGCTCCCGCGGCCCCACGTAGCGCACCGCGAACCCGCCGTGCTCCAGCATCGTGCGCGCCGCCTCCGGACAGCCCTCGCAGGCTGCCGGCCCCCGGTACACCAGCGCCAGCGGCCGGCCGTCCGCCGGCTGCGCCTGCCCGTCCCCGCCGGGGGAGCCCCCGCAGCCCGCCGCCACCACCGCCAGCACCACCGCCAGCGCAGCCCGCACCCGACCACCCCGCACCCGCCCACCCCGCACCCGCGCCACTCCTCCCCGGGGCCGCGAACCGCCTGCCGCGACGACGCTACGTCCCGCCCGCGGCCCGCCGCGAACCCGGGCCACGATCGGGTGGGTCCGCCGCGCCCGCGTTGACGACCGGTCCGGCTGCCAACGGTGCGGGCAGGCAGGGCAGTTACCGGTTCCCGGGCAGGCAGCCCGCCACCGCCGGCAGGTCCTGCTCGGCGATCGGCGCATCCGCCGGCCGCACCTCGCGGGCCGGCTCCTGCAAAGCGCCCAACTCCCCGGCCATCGCCAGCACTTCACCGGCCACCGTCACCGAGGCGACGATCGCGCCGATCACCACCACCAGCTTCCACGCCGCCCCCGCCCCCGGCCCGCCGCAGCGCCGCACCCTGTCCGCCGCAGCGCCGCAGCGCCGCACCCTGCCCCGCTGCTCCAGGACGGGCTGCGCGCGGTCCGGGTCGGCGTCCTTGCCGCCCGCGGGGACCATCAGGTCGCCGGTGGCCGCCGGTCCCGCACTGCCGATCACCGGCGCATCCACCAGGGCGACGCCGTACGGACGTTGTGCCCGCAGCCCGGCGACGGCCCGCGGGCCGATCGAGGACATGTCGATCCACGGGTGCCCGGCGCCGGCTCCGGGGCGAACCGCCGGGCGTGGCGGCCTCGGTGACGCCCCCGGCCCCGAGAGCGGCCCCGAGAGCGGCCCCGGGAGCGGCCCCGGGAGCGGCCCCGGTGGTGGGGGTGACGGTGAGGGCGGCCCGGGTGAGGCCGTCGGCGCGGCCGGGGGAGCGGTTCCCCCGGTCCGCGATCTCCCGGCAGGTCGCCACCCGGGAAGGCGAGTCGGGTACCGCGCTGTTCGACTGCCTGGCCCGCGCAGTGCGCCTGACCGGACACGGCCGCACCCTGCTTCCGCACGCCGAGGCGATGCCGGAACGCCTCGGCGCCACCCGCAGCGACCTGGCCGCGCTCACCGAACTCACCGCCGGGTGCCTGCGGGTGGGCGCCTTCGACAGCGCCAACGCCGCCCTCGTCCCCGCCGCCTTCCGCACCGCACACCCGCAGGTCGCGATCAGCCTCACCGAAGGCCTCTCGGCCCACCTGCTGGACCTGCTCGACGACGGCGCGATCGACCTCGCGGTCGTCGCCTGCTACGCGCAAGCCGCCTACGACAGCGAGAAGTTCGCCCTGCACCCGCTGCCGCAGGACCCGGTGCCGGCCTTCCTGCCGCCGGCCCACCGCCAGGCCGAGGCCACCCTCCTCGCGGCCTGCCTGCGCAGCGGCTTCCAGCCCCGCATCGAGGACACGGCCGCCGCCTGGAGCGCCGAACTCGGCCTGGTCGCCGCCGGGTTGGGCCTCACCCTGATCCCCTTCCTCGCCGCCCGCGCCGCCCGCGCCGCCCGTGCCGCCCGTGCCGCCCGCGCCGCCCGCCCCGACATTGCCCTCACCCCCCTGCGCCCCGGCGGCACCCCTGTCCGCCACGTCCACACGGCGACGAGGAAGGGCCGGCGTGCGGCGCCGGCGGTGGAGGCGTTCACAGCCCTGCCGGGAGAGGCCGCAGGGGGAGCGGGCGGGGGCCGCCCTGCCGGGAGAGGCCGCAGGGGGAGCGGGCGGGGGCCGCTCCTACCGGCGCAGGGCGAGGACGCCGGCCAGGGTGCTGAGCGCGGGGCCCAGCAGCAGGAGCAGGCGGCGGGGCCGGGACTGCAGGGTCAGGCGCAGCCCGCCCACACGCAACTCCAGGAACGGGCGGGCGGAACGCTGCTGTCGGCTCACGTGGATCTCCGGGGATCGGGACAACTCGGTACGTCCCCCAGCACAATGGCCTGCACGGCAGTTGCGGCAGGCCGCAACCTCGACTTGCGGCGAACGGACGCACCATGCCGGCCGTGCAACACCGAGGAGGGCGTGCGTGACGCGGGAGCAGATGCCCGTACGGCGGGGGCTGGCCCCGCTGGACGAACGGCTGTCGGAGCCGGAGCGGCGCTGCGCGGAGCGCCTGCGGGAGCTGCGGGAGCGGATCGGCCTGTCCTCGCAGGAGTTGGCCGAGCGGCTGAGCGGGGACGGGATCCGCGTCGACCGGACCCGGCTGTCGAAGTTCCTCAACGGCCGGGAGGTGCCCCGCCGCGAGATCGCGCAACGGCTGCACCGGCTGGCGGCCGCGTGCGAGGGCGGGGAGGTCTCGCCGCAGGAGGTCGCGCAGACCCGGGCGCTGATGTACGCGGCGGCGTGCGAGCGGAGCCCGCTGCAGGCCCGCGAGTTCGAGCTCGCCACCGCCCGCGAGGACCTCTACCGCCACCGCGCCCGGGCCGTCCAGGAGTTGGCCGACCTCAAGCAGGAACTCCAGGACGAGCGCGTCCGGCGCCAGGACGCGGAGCAGGCCCTGGAGGACCTGGTCTCCCGCGGCCGTGAGGAGGCCCGCATGCTGACCGAGGAACGGGACGCCGCGCTTGAGCGCATAGCCCGGCTCGAAGAGCAGATCCGGCAGGCCAGGGCCGCGCTCAGGCTGCGGGAGCGGGCCGTCGAAACCCTCGACCAGCTCTCGTGCGCCACGGATGTCGAACTGGCCGTGTGGGAGGGCGGCGGCCCGGGGGGCCTGGCGGGGATCTGCGCGGCGGTCGTCCACCTGCGCGACGCCGACGAGGACGAAGCAGCCGAACGACTCATCGAACAGACCGTGCTGGGCTACGCCGTCCGGGACGTCATGCGTCTCGTCGAGGAGTTCGAGGCGATGCGCCGGGTGTACGACAGCACCAGCGTCGAGCGTGCGCTTGCCCGGCTGCGCAAGCCCGTCGACCTCTTCCACTTCCTCTCCCGGGAGAGCGGGGAGGCAAAGGCGCGCTCGGCCCTGCTGACGGCGGTGGCCTCCTTCGCGCCCGTCGAGCACCTCGTCAGGCTTCACAAGGCCTGTGTGGAGCACGGGAGTTCGGAGCTGGACAGCGCTCTTCGCCGGGCCATGCTCAAGGAGGGACGGACGGTCCCGCAGACCAGCGAAGGCATGTGGGCGATGGACCTCAGGAACGCACTGGGCGTCTGAACGGACGGGCGGGACCGGGGTCCGGCGCCGGCCCGACCGGCGTGAGCGGCCTTGACCTCAAGGCGGCTTGAGATCCTACGGTCGATCGCATCCAGGCGATCAGCGGCCGGACCGGACCGGCAGAAGGAGAACAGGACATGACGACGATCAACACGTACGCGCCGGAGGTCATCGCCGCCCAGCCCATCGGCGCCTGGAGCGGGCAGACCTACCGCCGCGTGGTGGGCGCCCTGCGCGAGCAACTCGCCGTGGAAGGCCTGACCCAGCCGCACTGGTGGACGCTCAACCACGCGGCCGGCCGCCCCGGCGGCTGGACCCGCACGGCCCTCACCCAGCGCCTCACCCCCTACGACGACCAGGACACCGCCTTCGACACCGTCTACGACGACCTGATCGCCCGCGGCTGGCTCACCGAGGACGCCGACGGCGCCTTCACCCTGACCGAGGCCGGCGAAGCCGCACGCCTGCGCGCCCGCGACCGCAACCTGCGCATCCACGAACGCGCCCACGAAGGCATCGACCCCGACGACTTCGTCACCACCATCAACGTGCTGCGCCGCATGGTGGCCAACATGGGCGGCAACGGGAACCTGCCCGACTGAGGCGCCGGACGGGGGAGCGGGGACACAGGGGAGCGGGGGAGCGGGGGCGGGAGAGCTGAGGCGCGAGGAGCGGGGGCGTCGGGGCACTGGGGGGAATTGACCCATGGAAACGGTCACCGATTGCCACCTGATCATGGGCCTTTCCGGCCGTAGGTTGATCACATGACGACGACGAAGAACCCCGCTCCCGCCGCCCCCGCCCAGGCCCCCGCTCCCGCCACCTCCGCCCAGGCCTGCGCCGCCGCCCCGGTCCTGACCCGCTGCGCCGAGGCCGAGACCTGCGCCGACCCCAGCTCCACCATGACCCTGCTCGCCGAGACGGACCCCGGCCAGGGCGGCTTCACCGTCTACCGCTCCACGTTCGCCCGCGGCGCCGCCGGCGCCCCCTCGCACTTCCACACCCGGGCCTGGGAGCTGTTCTTCGTGATCAGCGGCTCGCTGGAGGTGCTGGTCGGCGAGGAGACCACCGTCCTGGGCGCGGGCGACTTCCTCGCCGTGCCCCCGCACACCCCGCACGCCTTCGCCGCCGCGCCGGGCGCCGAGGCCGACGTGCTGTTCGTGTTCACCCCCGGCATGGACCGCTTCGACTACCTGCGCCTGCTCGGCAGCGTCATGCGCGGCGAGACCGAACCCGGGGCGATCGCCGCCTCCGGCGAGCGCTTCGACAACCACTACGTCGACAGCCCCGCCTGGCGCGCCGCCCTGGCCGCCCGCACCTGAGCGGCCCTACCGGCCCCGGGCGCTCGACGGGCCGGGCCGGGCCGGGTGTGGAACGGTGGAAGACCGGGGGTGCCCCGGTTGCGAGAGGAGTGGCCATGTCGTCGAAGCGCCGCCGCAAGAAGAAGGCCCGGGCCAGGCGCGGGGCCAACCACGGCCGCCGCCCCCAGTGCTGAGCGGCTGAGCGGCCGACCCGCGGCCGCCGGCGGACCTTCGCCGACGGCCGCACCCGGCTGCGCACCGCGCCCCGGGACGTCACCGTCCGTGGTCGCAGCAGCCGGTGTCCCGGGGAGTCGGCGGGCATCCGGCCGGGTGCCGGCCCCGCCACCCCACGGCAGTCAACCAACGATGGACGACGCGGCCCGGCCGCGTCGTCCATCGTTTGTCGGCCGGTGCGGCGCATCGTTCCTGGCGGCCCCGGCCACCGTCCAGGCCGCCCGGAGCACCACGGTCCACCTGGCCAACGGGAGCGGCTGTCATCGACGCCCGAGCCCCGACCCCCGAGACCGCCATCGCCTGAGCGACATCGAAGGCCCCCATCACACGATGGGGGCCTTCGCCTTGTCACAGCAGGTGTCGACCGTCATGGGTCCGGACACTTGGTGCGCTGTCGCCCCGAAGCGCGTCCAGGACGCGCACGGCATAGACCTCGGCCATACGTTCGGACACCTCGGCCGGTGTGAGCCAACCGACCTCGACCGACTCTTCCGAGAGCCGCATCGCCTCGCTCTCCGGTCGGCAGCGGAAGACGAGGGCGACGATCCCCCGGCTCATGTTCTTGTAGACGCCGGTCAGCCGCTCGACGCCGACCTTGACCCCGGTCTCCTCGTAGACCTCGCGACGCACGCCGTCCTCAACGGACTCCGCCAGCTCCAGGACCCCGCCCGGCGGTTCCCAAGCTCCGTTGTCAGCCCGACGAATCACCAGCACCCGGCCGTCCTCGCGCACCACCACCCCCGCGACGGACACCGAGTGGAGCGGCGTTGACTGGATCTTCCCGGCGCTGTTACTCATGTGCAGGAGGATAGGAGCCCTGAAGGACTATGGCGAACGGCGAGGTGGCCTCGTCGGCCACAGCGAAGTACCTGCAGATCGCGGCTGACCTTGCCGCGCAGATCAAGTCGGGCGCTCTCCCTCCCGGTGCGGTCGTGCCGAGCGAGGCCGAGCTCATGCAGCGGTACGGGGTCGCATCCGGCACAGTTCGCAAGGCTGTCGCCGAACTCCGAACGGCTCAGCTCGTCGAGACGCACCACGGTCGAGGCTCGTTCGTCCGTTCCCGCCCACCAGTACAGCGGAAGTCCACGGACCGATTCCGCCGCACCCATCGCGAAGCCGGCAAGGCCGCGTACCTCGCGGAGGCGGAGATCTCCGGCGGCATCCCGTCCGTGACCGTGCTGTTCGTGGGCCCCACAGCAGCACCTCCCGAGATCGCCGATCGTCTGGGTCTTCCAGCCGGCACCCAGGTACTGGCCCGCAAGCGCCGGTACTTCCGCGACGGGGTACCCACCGAGGAGGCCACGTCATACCTGCCGTGGGATGTCGTCAAGGACATCCCGGAAGTCTTCGCCGAGAACCCCGGCGGCGGCATCTACGCCCGCCTCGAAGAACACGGACACTCCCTCGCCGAGTTCACCGAGTCCGTGCGAGCCCGGCTCGCGACCAAGCCCGAGACCAAAGCGCTCGCCCTGAGCCCCGGTGCGCCAGTGATCCACCTCGTTCGCGATGCCATTGCCACGGGTGGCCGCGTAGTGGAGGTGTGCGACACCATCATGGCCGCCGACCAGTTCGTTCTCGACTACCGCTTCCCCGCGCACGACTGACCGGCAATCAACTACCCGCAACCCGCCGCGAGATCCTTCTCGCGGCGGGTTGACTTATGTACAGGAGTCAGGCACTCTTCCGCCCACTGCTCATGTACATAAGTGCATGTGCATGGAGGCATCTCATCTAGAGGAAATGGTTGTGTCGTAGCGCGCGACCACTGGATGGCGCCGCAGCAGGAACAAGTGGCGCGACAAGTCTCTTCATCCGCACCTGACTTTCCCCGGGTACTTCGCCATGCTCGTAACCTGCCGCCCCCGCACGTTCGCCGCCCGCCTGGACTCGCGGACCGAATCCACGCCGCTCGCCCGGTACTTGCTCCGGGCCTACCTCGCCGCCCTGCCGGCCGGCGACCGCTACGGCGACGTCGCCGAACTCCTGCTCGGCGAGCTGTTCGCCAACGCCGTCCAGCACTGCGACGCCCCCGCCGACCGCCTGATCGAGGTCCGCTTCGCCGTGGCCAACTCCAGCCTGCGGCTGGAGGTCCACGACGCCGGCAGCGGCCGCCCCTGCGTCGGTTCCGCCACGCCGGACGACGAGCACGGGCGCGGCCTGTTCCTCGTCAGCGAGCTCGCCGAACGCTGGGGCTGCTGCCCGCGTGCCGGTGGCATCGGCAAGTTCGTCTGGGCCCTCGTCGCCCCCAGCCACCCCTTCATCGCCGCCGTCGCGGTCTGAACAGGAGGACCGCCCCCGATGCGCCTCGTCCTCACCGCCAAACACCTCCTGGACACCGGCGCCACCCTCGCCCAGGCCTACGCCGCCCTCGCCCGCCGCACCCGCGCACCCCTGCGCTGCGCCCGCGCCGTCTGCACCGCCCTCGGCATCCCCGCCGCCGAAACCGCCCGCCGCCACCCCACGGCAGTCAACAAACGATGGACGACGCCGCGCGGCCGCGTCGTCCATCGTTTGTCGGCTGGTGCGGCGCATCGTTCCTCGTCGCGGCCCGGGACAAGGCCCGTGCCGCCCACCCAGGACACACGGAATCGAGGGAGACCATGCGCACCCCCGCACGCCTCGCGGCGCTGGCCGCGGTGACCGCCATCGGCCTCGGCACCATCGCCACCGGCACCGCCCAGGCCGCCGCGCCCGCCCCGGCCACCGTCCAGGCCGCCCGGAGCACCACGGTCCACCTGACCAACGGGAGCGGCTGCACGCTGCAGCGCACCGACTACTCGCTGGCCCACGGCATCTGGTCGCCGGGCATGGAACCGTCACCGACGGTGGGCAACGGCTGGGGAGCGGTCTTCGCGTCGGAGAGCAACGGCTTCCTCACCGGCACCGAGGGCACGGTGACGTACCGGGCGTACGACTGCGAGGAGGGCTGGCGCAACGGCCGGACCGTGGTGCTGCACTGGGCCAACCCGTATGCGGGCTCCAACAGTTACGACGAGGCCGGCACCGACCTCGGCGCCTTCCGCACCACCCGCGAGGGCGGCACCGGCAACAACGCCGACGTCTCCTGGGGCGTGTGGAAGAGCTGACCTCGGGTCGCCCAGGCCGGGCGAAGCACAGAGGGCGGGGCACCGGGTGGTGCCCCGCCCCCGTGCCGCTCGGAGCCCGGCTCAGCCCTCGGCCGGGAACTCGCCCGCCCGCACCGCGGCGATGAACGTGCCCCACGAGGAGACGGGGAAGGCAAGCACCGGCCCGTCGGGGTCCTTGGAGTCACGGACCGGTACCTGACCGGAGGACCCGATCGCCGCCTCGACGCACTGCCCCTGCTGAGCGCTGTAGGAGCTCTTCCGCCAGTTCGTCATCGCCAACTCCTGAAATGTCCTTACGCCGGCAGGTCGCCCCTGCGGACGGCCGCGACGAAGGCTTCCCAGGCAGAGGCAGGGAAAACGAGGACCGGCCCACCGGCGGCCCCTGGCCCGGCCAACGCCCGCAAGGCAAGCAACAAGAAGACCCCATCAACCGTCCTGCCGGCAGTGGGTCTTGAACAGTTCACAAGGCGCGTCAGACGTCACCGAACGGCCCCCGCCGCCCGGGCCGTTCGGCAACCGCGCTCACCCTTCCGGCGCGCCCGGCCGGGACACGGTAGCGTCCTGGTAGCACCGCAGGTTCACGCAGCGAGCAGGCGGGCGGGCGTGAGCGCGGGAGGACTGCTGTGCTGGAAGAGCGGGAGTCGATCGGCAAGCGGGTACGGCGGGCGCGGCTCAGGCTGGGCATGACCCAGGCTGACCTGGCCGCCGCGATCGGCAGGACCCAGGGCTGGGTGTCGAAGGTCGAGAAGGGCGCGATCGAGCTCGACCGGGCAGGCGTCATCAACCAGATCGCGGCAGCCCTCCACTGCCACCCCAACGATCTCATAGAACGCCCGTTCGTCGCGGGCAAGGCGTCGGAGAACCAGTGGCAGGTCTCGGCGGCTGCCATCCTGCGGGAGCTGCGCCGGTACGACCTCACGCCCGTCTTCGACGGCAGCCCCCGAACGTCCGCGGAGCTCTGGCGAGAGACCGAGCGTCTGCACCGGCTGCGGGACGCGGCCGCCAACGTGGCCATCCTGAAGGTACTTCCGGACATGCTCCGCGAAGCACGCGCACTGGCCGAGGTGTCCACCGGCCACGAGCGCGAGGAGGCCTTCGCGATCTACACGATCGAGTGCAAGTTCGCGCACACCGCCGCGCACGCACTCGGCCACCCCGAACTGATCGCCATGGCCTGCGAGCGGGCCGCGTGGTCGGCCCGGCTGTCCGGCGACCCGG
The genomic region above belongs to Streptomyces sp. 1331.2 and contains:
- a CDS encoding MarR family winged helix-turn-helix transcriptional regulator; the protein is MTTINTYAPEVIAAQPIGAWSGQTYRRVVGALREQLAVEGLTQPHWWTLNHAAGRPGGWTRTALTQRLTPYDDQDTAFDTVYDDLIARGWLTEDADGAFTLTEAGEAARLRARDRNLRIHERAHEGIDPDDFVTTINVLRRMVANMGGNGNLPD
- a CDS encoding helix-turn-helix domain-containing protein; this encodes MTREQMPVRRGLAPLDERLSEPERRCAERLRELRERIGLSSQELAERLSGDGIRVDRTRLSKFLNGREVPRREIAQRLHRLAAACEGGEVSPQEVAQTRALMYAAACERSPLQAREFELATAREDLYRHRARAVQELADLKQELQDERVRRQDAEQALEDLVSRGREEARMLTEERDAALERIARLEEQIRQARAALRLRERAVETLDQLSCATDVELAVWEGGGPGGLAGICAAVVHLRDADEDEAAERLIEQTVLGYAVRDVMRLVEEFEAMRRVYDSTSVERALARLRKPVDLFHFLSRESGEAKARSALLTAVASFAPVEHLVRLHKACVEHGSSELDSALRRAMLKEGRTVPQTSEGMWAMDLRNALGV
- a CDS encoding NUDIX hydrolase; translation: MLLHMSNSAGKIQSTPLHSVSVAGVVVREDGRVLVIRRADNGAWEPPGGVLELAESVEDGVRREVYEETGVKVGVERLTGVYKNMSRGIVALVFRCRPESEAMRLSEESVEVGWLTPAEVSERMAEVYAVRVLDALRGDSAPSVRTHDGRHLL
- a CDS encoding BPL-N domain-containing protein, with the translated sequence MRAALAVVLAVVAAGCGGSPGGDGQAQPADGRPLALVYRGPAACEGCPEAARTMLEHGGFAVRYVGPRERLRFGPSALAGVALYVQPGGSNGQEVSTAWELLGRESGFSPELVRAYVRGGGRYLGLCMGGYLAGDPGFDLLPGDSGQYARSPGASVSDERDRLVDVLWRGRPQRMYFQDGPYFDVDGPGTQVLARYPGGRPAVVVAPYGAGRVAVSGPHPEAPGDWYRDYGLPDESEAGLALGEDLLRTLTGDTAPGAAPAPSP
- a CDS encoding cupin domain-containing protein, whose amino-acid sequence is MTTTKNPAPAAPAQAPAPATSAQACAAAPVLTRCAEAETCADPSSTMTLLAETDPGQGGFTVYRSTFARGAAGAPSHFHTRAWELFFVISGSLEVLVGEETTVLGAGDFLAVPPHTPHAFAAAPGAEADVLFVFTPGMDRFDYLRLLGSVMRGETEPGAIAASGERFDNHYVDSPAWRAALAART
- a CDS encoding VOC family protein yields the protein MSIELAQCFIAVDDHDRALAFYRDVLGFEVRNDVGFEGMRWVTVGSPDQPGVEIVLEPPLADPNASEDDRRAAAELLAKGLLRGVIFRTDDCDATFERLRAAGAEVLQEPMDQPYGVRDCAFRDPAGNMLRFNQPRTA
- a CDS encoding ATP-binding protein translates to MLVTCRPRTFAARLDSRTESTPLARYLLRAYLAALPAGDRYGDVAELLLGELFANAVQHCDAPADRLIEVRFAVANSSLRLEVHDAGSGRPCVGSATPDDEHGRGLFLVSELAERWGCCPRAGGIGKFVWALVAPSHPFIAAVAV
- a CDS encoding helix-turn-helix transcriptional regulator, with protein sequence MDRDYAQPLDVPALARTALMSPGHFSRSFRAAYGETPYSYLMTRRIERAKALLRRGDLSVTEVCLAVGCTSLGSFSTRFAELVGESPSAYRARDHEDGAAIPACIAKIRTRPVRRPQASGGIPPVA
- a CDS encoding MerR family transcriptional regulator, with the protein product MPTEQTWKVGPLAEACGLTVRTLHHWDRIGLLSPSRRTASGHRAYTEQDVVRLYQVLALRRLGLGLETIATCLDAGIDPVRLVGEHLAATEASLTALQALHERLAHLHGELTASRTPDTADLLRLVRATGATGSTGPAAQEALRRHLDDDQLHALADHAAALGPAAHYLLEVEWPQLYRRAEALRTAGTAPTDPRVRRIAERLDELARLFSGGDTTLSSAVRTAWREDPAAMSGDPHAPADAWAALRTFLDRARQAS
- a CDS encoding DUF397 domain-containing protein, with translation MTNWRKSSYSAQQGQCVEAAIGSSGQVPVRDSKDPDGPVLAFPVSSWGTFIAAVRAGEFPAEG
- a CDS encoding GntR family transcriptional regulator — protein: MANGEVASSATAKYLQIAADLAAQIKSGALPPGAVVPSEAELMQRYGVASGTVRKAVAELRTAQLVETHHGRGSFVRSRPPVQRKSTDRFRRTHREAGKAAYLAEAEISGGIPSVTVLFVGPTAAPPEIADRLGLPAGTQVLARKRRYFRDGVPTEEATSYLPWDVVKDIPEVFAENPGGGIYARLEEHGHSLAEFTESVRARLATKPETKALALSPGAPVIHLVRDAIATGGRVVEVCDTIMAADQFVLDYRFPAHD
- a CDS encoding NAD(P)-binding domain-containing protein, with translation MRGPGSRTARYPTRLPGWRPAGRSRTGGTAPPAAPTASPGPPSPSPPPPGPLPGPLPGPLSGPLSGPGASPRPPRPAVRPGAGAGHPWIDMSSIGPRAVAGLRAQRPYGVALVDAPVIGSAGPAATGDLMVPAGGKDADPDRAQPVLEQRGRVRRCGAAADRVRRCGGPGAGAAWKLVVVIGAIVASVTVAGEVLAMAGELGALQEPAREVRPADAPIAEQDLPAVAGCLPGNR